The Fulvivirga maritima genome segment TGTATGTTTTGGTTCCTAGAAACATGACTCAGGCAGCTGGCTTCTATAATACGTTATTACAGTCAGATGATACTGCCATTATTATTGAATGCCTCAACGGGTATCGATTAAAGGAAAGAATTCCTGAAAATATTGGTGAGTTTACGGTGCCTCTTGGTCAACCGGAAACTATTAGAGAAGGTGAAGATATTACCATAGTTACTTATGGCTCTATGTGCAGAATAGTGATGGAAGCCGCAGAGCAATTAAAAGAATATGATATATCTTGTGAGGTGATAGATGTGCAGACACTCTTGCCTTTTGATGTTAATCACACTATAGTAGAATCTTTGAGGAAGACTAATAGGGTAATATTTGCAGATGAAGATGTACCAGGTGGAGCCAGCGCATTTATGATGCAAAAGGTTTTGGAAGAGCAAAATGGATATGCTTATCTTGATTCGAAGCCAGTAACTATTACCTCTAAAGAGCATAGACCGGCTTATGCTTCTGATGGAGATTATTTTTCTAAGCCAAATACAGAAGATATTTTTGATAGAGCCTATGAGATAATGGCCGAGGTAAACCCTCAGAAATATCCAGATCTGTACTAAGACAGATTTACAAGATTAATAAATATAGAGAAGGCACTTCGATAATTGGAGTGCCTTTTTTAATTAATTAAGGATAGATTGTAATGTGAATTCAGGAGTTTCAATCGTGTTACTTTGATTTCCTGCTCTATCAAGAATGTAAACTCTTAGTTTAAGAGGGTAGTCTTCAAATGTTTGCTCAAAACCAATTGAGGTCATGCTATATCTGATTGATCCTTCTAAAGCACTTTCACTATTAATATCATCAGTCAAAATGGGAAATCGGCCATCAAAAGTAGAGCTGCAGTCAACTTCTCGTTGCCAATCAAAAACTCTAAACTCTCCGGTGTCATTTACCATAAATTCTATAAAAATATTATAGTACCTTCTGTTGAATTGAAAATATACGGTGTCTTCTAACTGTGTTCCATCGTTGTAATAGATTTCAGGGTTTGTGTCCCAATGAAAACAAATGTCTTCACCGGAATATGGAGGAAGACTATCAATGCTCGCTCTGTCTGCGTAGGTGAGTAAGTCTTCTGCACCCTCTCGGTCGAAATCAAAAAACTGTCCTGTTTTATTGCTGAAATAATTTTTGTTGTTAAATGGAGTAGAAGATTCATCACCGTCTAGCCCCATATCTCCATTACCATCTTCAAAACTTATAGTTATGGCTAATGTATCAGGGTCAGTAAATCCTCCTATTCTTTTAAATTCAACATCCTGAAATTCAATACTGGGAGTATCTGGATAGTTAGGCGAGTTGAAACAACTGATGCTAATAGCGCCAATAAAAAGAAAAAGAAGTAAAGTGTTTATCCTCATGTTGTAGCTTTGTAACACAATGGTACTAAAAATAACTAACGATTGAATCCATTTAAAAGTTTTTCAGAGGAAATATTTAATGTGACGGAAGAAAATTTTGAAGCTCTGGCGCTCAAAGTTTTTCGTTACCAGGCAGAACATAATGAGGTATATAGAAATTATGTGCAAACTTTAGGAGTACGTGCGGATGAAGTTTCTTCTTTAGAAAAGGTGCCTTTTTTGCCTATCTCTATGTTTAAAACGCAAAAGGTGGTAACGGGAGCCTGGAAAGAAAATGTTGTTTTCCAAAGTAGTGGCACCACGGGTCAGATAAATAGTAAGCACTATGTCTATGACGTAGATTTGTATTTACGAAATACAGAAAAAATATTTGAATGGTTTTATGGGCCACTTTCTGATTTTCATTTTTTAGCTTTGCTGCCTTCATATTTGGAGAGAGAAGGATCTTCTTTAGTGCTTATGGCTGAGTATTTTATAAAAGAGTCCGGATCTGATAAAAGTGGATTTTTTCTCAATGACTTTGAAGCATTGCTTTTACAGTTGAAAAACATCCAGGATGGGAGGAAAATAGTGTTATTGGGAGTTTCCTTTGCTTTGCTTGACCTTGCCGAACAGGTAAATCCTGACTTATCAGGGGTTACTGTTATG includes the following:
- a CDS encoding acyl transferase yields the protein MNPFKSFSEEIFNVTEENFEALALKVFRYQAEHNEVYRNYVQTLGVRADEVSSLEKVPFLPISMFKTQKVVTGAWKENVVFQSSGTTGQINSKHYVYDVDLYLRNTEKIFEWFYGPLSDFHFLALLPSYLEREGSSLVLMAEYFIKESGSDKSGFFLNDFEALLLQLKNIQDGRKIVLLGVSFALLDLAEQVNPDLSGVTVMETGGMKGRKKEMVREELHSIYKQKFNISKIHSEYGMTELMSQAYSKGDGMFNTPPWMKVMLRDFNDPFDYNTVKNTGGINIVDMANIYSCAFIETQDIGRRVEGEGFEVIGRFDNSDIRGCNLMVL